TGCTTATTGATGTGTTATAACCCTACATAGTGCTTATTGATGTGTTATAATCCTACAGTTGACAGCAGCGACAGACAGAATTAACTCTTTACGGGAGGAACAGGAAACACTGAGACATGAGAATGAGACCATCGTCCAGAGCAACCAGAAGAAAGAGGAGGTCAGGACTCACTGCTTTTACTCTGTGTAACTTTAATCTAACTCAGACAACATGAAGAGCTGGCATTTCACGTCCTGTGTGATGTCCTAGGTGACCCTGGAGGACAGTGCAGTAGAGCtggagacatacagacagacacgacAGGGCCTGGATGAGATGTACAGTGTGGTCTGGAAACAGTACCAGGAGGAGAAACGcatcagacaggtgtgtgtgtgtgtgagagagagagaaacagtaccAAGAGGAGAAACGCATCAGGTGTGAGTGAAACAGTACCAGGAGGAGAAATGCATCAGACAGGTGTGTGAGAAACAGTACCAGGAGGAGAAATGCATCAGACAGGTGTGTGAGAAACAGTACCAGGAGGAGAAATGcatcagacaggtgtgtgtgagaAACAGTACCAGGAGGAGAAAAGcatcagacaggtgtgtgtgtgtgtgtgtgagaaacagTACCAGGAGGAGAAAAGcatcagacaggtgtgtgtgtgtgtgtgtgtgagaaacagTACCAGGAGGAGAAAAGcatcagacaggtgtgtgtgtgagaaacagTACCAGGAGGAGAAAAGcatcagacaggtgtgtgtgtgagaaacagTACCAGGAGGAGAAAAGcatcagacaggtgtgtgtgtgtgagaaacagTACCAGGAGGAGAAATGcatcagacaggtgtgtgtgtgtgtgagaaacagTACCAGGAGGAGAAAAGCatcagacaggtgtgtgtaacAGCAAGATGAACAACGAGCTCTACATTTCTTTAAGAGACCCTAGCTAACTGCCTCTAcaataggtgtgtgtgttcctgtacaTTTTATTCCTGTGTGTAGGAGTTGGAGAGGGAGCTGGAGCTGCAGGTAGGACTAAAGCAGGAGATGGAGATGGCCATGAGGCTGCTGGAGAAAGACACACATGAGAAACAGGACACACTGCAAGCCCTCCGACAACAACTAGACCAGGTCAAAACCCTCAACCTGCAGATGTTCCATAagacacaggtaacacacactcacacacactctcacttacgcAGCAACACCCTCGTGAGTACACACCTCTTGACAGAATGTGTGTGCAGGACTGTGAGCGTGAGGCCCAGAGgaagcaggaggaagagggacagcTGGAGGAGAAGATAAACCAGATGAAGACCACCATTAAGGAGATggagcagaggtgtgtgtgtgtgtgtacagggtgGTTTCCATGATGGTTTCTTTGTTTTAACAGGATTGAATTGTAGCCCATGTATTTTCAGACTGCAGAACTCTGAGCGTGATCGCAGACAAAGTGACCAGATGGACATGAGGACAGAGCTGGAGGGCAGGGTAGCCTCCCTACAGAAACAACTGTCTGACCTGGACACACTGAGGTACGTAAGCAcggggatacacacacacacacagacgttgtGACCCACTCCCCTGTCTCCCTAGGCTGGGTCTGGAGAGTGATCTGTGCAGTGAGAAGGAGCAGAGACAGGCCATTCAGAGAGCTCTACAGAGAGAACAGGACAACAGCACCGAGCTACGCACCCAACTACAGCAGATACAGGGGCTACACACGGTCagcttctctcacacacacacagagaaaagagaAGTCTACCTCCTGTTTTTCTTCTGAGCTGGTTTCTGTGTGTCTCTAGGAGCTGCAGGATGTTCGTCAGGAGAAGCAGCAGCTCCAGCAGACCTGTCAGGAGCAGGAGACGGCCTTACAGGAGATGGGCCTACACCTCAGCCAGTGAGTACTGTACTAGACGGCCTTACAGGAGATGGGCCTACACCTCAGCCAGTGAGTACTGTAGTACACGGCCTTACAGGAGATGGGCCTACACCTCAGCCAGTGAGTACTGTACTAGACGGCCTTACAGGAGATGGGCCTACACCTCAGCCAGTGAGTACTGTAGTACACGGCCTTACAGGAGATGGGCCTACACCTCAGCCAGTGAGTACTGTACTAGACGGCCTTACAGGAGATGGGCCTACACCTCAGCCAGTGAGTACTGTACTAGACGGCCTTACAGGAGATGGGCCTACACCTCAGCCAGTGAGTACTGTACTAGACGGCCTTACAGGAGATGGGCCTATACCTCAGCCAGTGAGTACTGTACCACACGGCCTTACAGGAGATGGGCCTATTtacatctctcttccttcctgtgTTCCATCTGTTTATCTTTGTGTGACTCATCTCTCTTGTAGGTCTAAACTGAAGATGGAGGACTTCAAAGAAGTCAACAAAGCCCTGAAGGTAAGGTGTTCACTGTCCTACATGAACACTTCCCCTAGCCCACCTTACACCAAGTCTCTACGGTGAAGAACAGACGAGACATCGGCACTCACCGCTGGTCTTAGAATTCTCCTTGTACCTGAACGACCCCATGAGCCCCACCTTCACAGCACAGACTCATTTCTGTAATCATTCGTGATTGAGCAttgttgtctctgtgtccatCAGGGCCAAGCCTGGCTGAAAGATGATGAGGCTACACAGTGTAAACAATGCCAGAAGGAGTTCTCCATCGCTCGCAGAAAGGTACggctctgtccatccatctcttcGTTGTGGACTCTGGTCTGTGGCAGATGTTTAGAAAGGCCTTTGTATGAAATGCTGTCATTTGCCACAAGGTTAACAAATATAGTTCTACTAAATGTCcctgttttttcctgtctgtttgtctgtagcACCACTGTAGGAACTGTGgagatatctactgtaacagttGTTCTAGTAATGAGTTGGCCCTGCCCTCCTACCCTCGACCTGTACGAGTCTGTGACATCTGTCACTCACTACTGCTGCAGAGGAGCAGCTCTTCCTCCtgacggaacacacacacacctcttcttcctcctgacggaacacacacacacacctcttcttcctcctgacggaacacacacacacacctcttcttcctcctgacggaacacacacacacacctcttcttcctcctgaCGGAACAcacacctcttcttcctcctgacggaacacacacacacacacacacttcttcctCCTGAcggaacacgcacacacacctcttcctccTGACGGAATACACACTCACACGCTTCACTAATAATCTTTCTTCCCTCACTGTGCTCAAAGCCCACAGAGAACATTTTAATCAAATTTGAGCAGGGAGGCTGTGTTAAGTTCTGTTTTGCCACTAACCTGAAATTCAGGATGTTTGGGCACGGTTGACTGTTGAACCCTCTGCCTTTTCTCATCTCCCCTGGGTGGATTTCAAAGTAAGATGAAGAATAGTTAGTTAGCCAGCTAATTGTCATGTTACTAACTCCATATTCCTCTAGGATGCTGAATTTAAAATGATAgttgtggggtgggggggtgtagaGTATGGAACACGTCAGTCTTTGTTGTATTATGAATGACCCAGAATGTCACAATTGTGGGAAAATGTTAGATGAACTGACCTTCAATAATTTCATTGTTGATTCACTTATAGACCTTTTCAAAACTCTTGATTTAAATGTCTGAGGCGATTATATATAGTTTCACATGATTCTTTCACTTCCATTGAAGCAAAGGAACCAAGTTCATTTCCTCAACCTGCCTTGCTGAACAATTGTGGATTTGTTGTTGTAAATGACAGAATGTTAACACATACCAAGAAAGGTCTATTTTACAATGTATATAAATAACGATAATTGTGACTAGTGCTACTAAACAGCCAATTTCTGCCGATTCATTGGGGCTTGTTTTGAGCAACATGTTTTCTATATAGATATCTAATTTAATAAAACATATCTGAATGTGTTTGACTGTCTAAGGAACCACTCACGTCAAACAGGACAAAGACATTTATCGATCTTAAAATTGTATTTACTCTTGTCCACCTTACAAGAAATACGAAGAGAAAATTCCACATAGGCAGTAGAAAGAAACCTTTATAAACAGAAACTTAGTTTGCTAAATAAGTATCCATCCGGCATGGAGAATTCCCCATAACAATCTTCATTATAAAACAAACATGCTCTTAGTTCCATGTTAACGTCACACTACTTCGACAGAGAGTCCAGAAATGTTTGCACCTACTGGAGAAAAGAGAACATCTAGAAGACTATTTACAGAAGTGTTGGTTCATCCACTCAGGGATGGGGCCAATTGCTTTTCAATTACAAAAAtgtggtttactttctgaattgactagTTTACCGCAACCCTTCACAGTGAACTACTCTGGGTCacagttggttatttgaatcttCCAGGTAACGATGATGAAACAAGCATTCCGACCACGGTCATAGTTTGCATTGCTGCAGTCATGTCAATAACAATAGTAGGAGCAGGTGAAAACAAAAAGTCAAAGGGACCTCAATCATTAATACGATCAGTCTAAAACAAAACATCCAGGTGAGAACTACAATTCCAGTCCTTCCAGCAGAATGCATGCTTGGTTAAAGAACTACATCCCCCATCCTGCCCCCAGGCCATTGGAACTCCTGTCTCCTCGTCCACCGCCGCTGTAGTAACTGCTGCTCATACCGCCCTGGTTACCTGacaggagagagatacacactatAGGACCGAGGAGTTCAGAAGTCACACACAGTAAAGCTTGATAGTTCAAGGCTGGTCAACAGTGGTGGAGGTGCATGTGAACAGGGGGTGTGTTTTACAGAGCTGATACTCACTATAGTCACTGTAACCTCCCATGCTGCCCTGGCTGCTGTAGCCTCCAGAGTATCCAGAGCTCAGCCCTCCACTGCTATAGGAGGACTGGTTCCCCATACCCCCCTGCATCGGACTGCCGTACGAGCCATTACTGCCTCCTGCTGTAGAGTTGAGGAACAGCTCCACATAGCGGTGCTCTGCAGGACAGACAGATGGTTAGTACATGTATTAATCATTAAGGTAGGAAAATAAGGAGGGATTATGGGGTAGGAGGAAGAAttgtggggggggggtacattTTAAAGTGCCTTTCATAATAGCTGTGGCCGGCTCAAACCAAAACAACTTCAAACAAAGACAGACTCACGCATGTTGGCTTTGTCCTTTGACATAGCTGTCACAGCATCCTCGTGTGTAGCAAACTCCACGTCAGCCTCTCCTGTCACTCTGCCGTCTGGCCCGATCTCTACATGCACTCTCACTGGGTTCAGAGGAGAGAAGAACTACGGAGAGAGGGAGCAGTGTGTTATTCTCACCGTCTCTCACACAGACCATTCTTAGTAGGAGATCCTAGAACTCACATTGTAGATGTCAGTCTCTGTGGCTCTGTAGGGCAGACCCCTCATGTGAACACAGTGACCCGTGGTGCTCTGGAAGGAGGAGCTACTGTCACCATACCGCCCATCAGACACACCTGTGGTTAGACACACCTTAGTTAAGGAGAGACCGGTCTGGGACATTGGGGCATATACAGTCTCTCATCATGATAGAAATGTACATAGAGGGCTAGGAAGAATATGACTGGGAGACCGTTATGATCCATAATCATGACCCTTTTGACTGATCATCGTTCCCTCTTACTCCATCCAGATGATCAAAAACAAAAACTTTCTTCTTACACTGGGtagatattatacacacacacctccaccatAGCCTCCGCGTCTGGCCCTGTCGTAAGAGCCCCCTCCTCGGCCCCCCATCATGTTGTACCCACGGCCCCCAGACGGTCTGTCATAGGGCCCCGGTCTCTGCATCCCCATAGGTTTCCTCTGGGGTTCGTAGTGGGTCCTCACCTCGGCACGGCTGCTCTTGAAGATCTCAATGTACCTGAGatgcatacagtacacacaccacCATGAAGACCACCACACACAGGAGGAGGTGTAGACTAGAGCTAGCTACTGTACAGCTCCTAAGGCTGAATCAATGTGTGTTCAAATGGAAAGGGCACCAATAAAGTTGGATGTTCACTATTCAGTTGCTGAGCTGACATTTTTCTGTAGTTGCTGGTCATTGAGGGTACTGATAAAGTTGGGTTATTCAGGCCAGGTGCTGCCATGTGCACTACTGTTTCGTAGGTAGGTGAGACTTGATCTAGTGGGTAACAGTATACTGTGCAGTATAAAGCCTTGACAGTACAACAGGCACTTTTCTTATGGTCACCTGCAGGTACCCGATACAGTTAACACTGAGGTTACAGTACAATCTGTGTCCCTGttgtggtcattgtcctgttgttatCCATGGAGACACACTTTCATTACCTGTGAGTGTCAGTGGGCAGGGTCCTTGTCCTCATGTTGAATGGCCCTCAGTGAGTTAGAACACCTGGGAGAATCGTATCTGTCTATTCATTGGCTACCTGTACTGATGTTTAGTGCCCAGGAACCAATCAGTTTCACTCTTAAAATGGATATGCCAAATTAAACTGCAATTTTTACTCTGCGACGAACCTGAGAGCTTACAAGTCACCTCGGCACTAAACTCAGAATATGATCTATCTCCCAATGGTTTTAAGAACAAGAGAATGTGCTTAATTTTCCCAACGACTGCTGTGAGTGAATGAGTGTTAGTGTGTTTTTATCCAATATTGTAACTATGTGTCTTTACAGTCAATATCTGAGTACGTGTTGTCTTAAATGAACAGATAACTTTTTACTGTTCTGTTGAGTGTCAGTCAGTTATACCTGTGGTTAATGTTTATAAGTTGTACACCATAAGAAATGCAACTTTatccagccaaccaaccaaccatccCCACCTGTGCCCTATTCTTTCCTTGTGTTTCTTTAGAGCCTTTTCAGCTATATCCTGTGAAGCAAACTGCACGAAGGCCTCCCCCGTACTCCTCCCCTGGAAGTCCAGCGGCAATGTTATCCCATTTGGCACGATTTCCAACCCTTCAACCCAAGGACAGATAACCCCAGTGGGGGACACAGTAAATCACATGCCCAGTTACAGAAAGGTAGCTTTCTCTGTTGTTGCTTTATTTCTTTTGTatgatagatttttttttaaataaattaaaaaaataaagataatGAAAACTTTACATTATGTAATGTACACACCTGGTGAGTGTTTTTAACCAATGAGTTAATTACCATTCATGGTACTTAATTTTACTGCAACATAAAGGAGGATGAGAGGAAAGAGTGAGcgaaaaagaaaaggagagagagagagaagaggatacaGAAGAGACTGTAGATGTGAAGGCATAAAAAGGAGTGGCTCTGGTAGTACCTTTAGTACCCACCCATTCTATAATTGTCCCAATGGGATGAATTAAAGGACCACTGTCAATGAGTGACAGAGACTAG
The Oncorhynchus mykiss isolate Arlee chromosome 31, USDA_OmykA_1.1, whole genome shotgun sequence genome window above contains:
- the LOC110504628 gene encoding RUN and FYVE domain-containing protein 1 isoform X1, which produces MADGVSETNTAAEESDAKEEDPKVLEVLPDSHPVGVSSDEETSKDKPATESNWSTPIMSLARKATETISSGVSYGAALRNATSSGSAASSLKCPTKQNSTENDTNANQYLPAVKDHMAVERSNLFSMMKLSIKGLIQSSLSLGRTLDSDYPPLQQFFVVLEQCLKHGLKVKKSFINQNKSIWGPLELVQKLCPDSTDITTSARDLPGIKTGLGRARAWLHLALMQKKLSDYLKALLDNKYLLVEFYDPGALMMEEEGTVIGGMLVGLNVIDANLCIKGEDLDSQVGVIDFSLYLKDPMTTETTKDDTKMTAILDQKHYIEELNRHLSCSVSDLQAKMDSIEKTNGKLIEELTAATDRINSLREEQETLRHENETIVQSNQKKEEVTLEDSAVELETYRQTRQGLDEMYSVVWKQYQEEKRIRQELERELELQVGLKQEMEMAMRLLEKDTHEKQDTLQALRQQLDQVKTLNLQMFHKTQDCEREAQRKQEEEGQLEEKINQMKTTIKEMEQSPCIFRLQNSERDRRQSDQMDMRTELEGRVASLQKQLSDLDTLRLGLESDLCSEKEQRQAIQRALQREQDNSTELRTQLQQIQGLHTELQDVRQEKQQLQQTCQEQETALQEMGLHLSQSKLKMEDFKEVNKALKGQAWLKDDEATQCKQCQKEFSIARRKHHCRNCGDIYCNSCSSNELALPSYPRPVRVCDICHSLLLQRSSSSS
- the LOC110504628 gene encoding RUN and FYVE domain-containing protein 1 isoform X3 → MADGVSETNTAAEESDAKEEDPKVLEVLPDSHPVGVSSDEETSKDKPATESNWSTPIMSLARKATETISSGVSYGAALRNATSSGSAASSLKCPTKQNSTENDTNANQYLPAVKDHMAVERSNLFSMMKLSIKGLIQSSLSLGRTLDSDYPPLQQFFVVLEQCLKHGLKVKKSFINQNKSIWGPLELVQKLCPDSTDITTSARDLPGIKTGLGRARAWLHLALMQKKLSDYLKALLDNKYLLVEFYDPGALMMEEEGTVIGGMLVGLNVIDANLCIKGEDLDSQVGVIDFSLYLKDPMTTETTKDDTKMTAILDQKHYIEELNRHLSCSVSDLQAKMDSIEKTNGKLIEELTAATDRINSLREEQETLRHENETIVQSNQKKEEVTLEDSAVELETYRQTRQGLDEMYSVVWKQYQEEKRIRQELERELELQVGLKQEMEMAMRLLEKDTHEKQDTLQALRQQLDQVKTLNLQMFHKTQDCEREAQRKQEEEGQLEEKINQMKTTIKEMEQRLQNSERDRRQSDQMDMRTELEGRVASLQKQLSDLDTLRLGLESDLCSEKEQRQAIQRALQREQDNSTELRTQLQQIQGLHTELQDVRQEKQQLQQTCQEQETALQEMGLHLSQSKLKMEDFKEVNKALKGQAWLKDDEATQCKQCQKEFSIARRKHHCRNCGDIYCNSCSSNELALPSYPRPVRVCDICHSLLLQRSSSSS
- the LOC110504628 gene encoding RUN and FYVE domain-containing protein 1 isoform X2, yielding MADGVSETNTAAEESDAKEEDPKVLEVLPDSHPVGVSSDEETSKDKPATESNWSTPIMSLARKATETISSGVSYGAALRNATSSGSAASSLKCPTKQNSTENDTNANQYLPVKDHMAVERSNLFSMMKLSIKGLIQSSLSLGRTLDSDYPPLQQFFVVLEQCLKHGLKVKKSFINQNKSIWGPLELVQKLCPDSTDITTSARDLPGIKTGLGRARAWLHLALMQKKLSDYLKALLDNKYLLVEFYDPGALMMEEEGTVIGGMLVGLNVIDANLCIKGEDLDSQVGVIDFSLYLKDPMTTETTKDDTKMTAILDQKHYIEELNRHLSCSVSDLQAKMDSIEKTNGKLIEELTAATDRINSLREEQETLRHENETIVQSNQKKEEVTLEDSAVELETYRQTRQGLDEMYSVVWKQYQEEKRIRQELERELELQVGLKQEMEMAMRLLEKDTHEKQDTLQALRQQLDQVKTLNLQMFHKTQDCEREAQRKQEEEGQLEEKINQMKTTIKEMEQSPCIFRLQNSERDRRQSDQMDMRTELEGRVASLQKQLSDLDTLRLGLESDLCSEKEQRQAIQRALQREQDNSTELRTQLQQIQGLHTELQDVRQEKQQLQQTCQEQETALQEMGLHLSQSKLKMEDFKEVNKALKGQAWLKDDEATQCKQCQKEFSIARRKHHCRNCGDIYCNSCSSNELALPSYPRPVRVCDICHSLLLQRSSSSS
- the LOC110504629 gene encoding heterogeneous nuclear ribonucleoprotein H isoform X1; this translates as MSDGEGYVVRMRGLPWSCSVDEIQRFFSDCKIANNGTSIHFTSTREGRPSGEAFVELENEDDLKIAVKKDRETMGHRYVEVFKSNNVEMDWVMKHSGSSSPETTGDGLVRLRGLPFGCSKEEIVQFLSGLEIVPNGITLPLDFQGRSTGEAFVQFASQDIAEKALKKHKERIGHRYIEIFKSSRAEVRTHYEPQRKPMGMQRPGPYDRPSGGRGYNMMGGRGGGSYDRARRGGYGGGVSDGRYGDSSSSFQSTTGHCVHMRGLPYRATETDIYNFFSPLNPVRVHVEIGPDGRVTGEADVEFATHEDAVTAMSKDKANMQHRYVELFLNSTAGGSNGSYGSPMQGGMGNQSSYSSGGLSSGYSGGYSSQGSMGGYSDYSNQGGMSSSYYSGGGRGDRSSNGLGAGWGM
- the LOC110504629 gene encoding heterogeneous nuclear ribonucleoprotein H isoform X2, with protein sequence MSDGEGYVVRMRGLPWSCSVDEIQRFFSDCKIANNGTSIHFTSTREGRPSGEAFVELENEDDLKIAVKKDRETMGHRYVEVFKSNNVEMDWVMKHSGSSSPETTGDGLVRLRGLPFGCSKEEIVQFLSGLEIVPNGITLPLDFQGRSTGEAFVQFASQDIAEKALKKHKERIGHRYIEIFKSSRAEVRTHYEPQRKPMGMQRPGPYDRPSGGRGYNMMGGRGGGSYDRARRGGYGGGVSDGRYGDSSSSFQSTTGHCVHMRGLPYRATETDIYNFFSPLNPVRVHVEIGPDGRVTGEADVEFATHEDAVTAMSKDKANMQHRYVELFLNSTAGGSNGSYGSPMQGGMGNQSSYSSGGLSSGYSGGYSSQGSMGGYSDYIR